The following are encoded together in the Coffea arabica cultivar ET-39 chromosome 1c, Coffea Arabica ET-39 HiFi, whole genome shotgun sequence genome:
- the LOC113727165 gene encoding uncharacterized protein → MSRKRNAVVATGLVVFAAAGLAFPFFMASRSSKMKPVIDSSKPLPPQATFRGPYINTGSRDIGPDHQSYPKK, encoded by the exons ATGTCCCGGAAGCGAAATGCCGTTGTTGCTACAGGCCTAGTGGTTTTTGCTGCTGCAGGATTAGCATTTCCCTTTTTCATGGC ATCTAGATCATCGAAGATGAAACCTGTTATTGATTCATCAAAGCCTCTACCACCTCAGGCAACCTTCCGTGGACCGTATATCAACACCGGATCGCGCGACATTGGACCTGATCATCAATCTTACCCGAAGAAATAA
- the LOC113727191 gene encoding pheophorbide a oxygenase, chloroplastic-like: protein MDSLLLFPAPFSTVPSATRSCQPSRTSLYPILNKPVFHGKKGRFLPPLKVAAPPNPAITSPQEDEIEEARGQETGIGLETQDSEEDSSTKFSWRDHWYPVSLVEDLDSSVPTPFQLLNRDLVLWFDQSNSQWVAFDDKCPHRLAPLSEGRLDENGHLQCSYHGWSFDGCGSCTRIPQAASEGPEARAVKSPKACATRFPTLVSQGLLFVWPDENGWDRASATKPPMLPADFDKPEFATVTIQRDLFYGYDTLMENVSDPSHIDFAHHKVTGRRDRAKPLTFKMKSSGPWGFAGANDDNPIISAQFVAPCYYMNKIEIDTSLPIVGDQKWVIWICSFNVPMAPGKTRSIVCSARNFFQFTVPGPAWWQLVPRWHEHWTSNKVYDGDMIVLQGQEKTFLSKSKEGSADINREYSKFTFTPTQADRFVLAFRNWLRRHGNSQPEWFGATDQQPLPSTVLSKHQMLDRYEQHTLKCSSCKRAHDTFQTLQKVFVGLAVIFCSTAGIPPDMKLRVVLGGLAILSAALVYALNELQKNFVFVDYVHANID, encoded by the exons ATGGATTCTTTACTCCTTTTCCCAGCACCATTTTCCACAGTTCCTTCTGCCACCAGGAGCTGTCAACCTTCCCGTACATCTTTATATCCAATCCTAAATAAGCCTGTGTTTCATGGTAAAAAGGGGAGGTTTCTTCCACCTTTAAAAGTTGCAGCTCCACCAAACCCAGCAATAACGTCTCCCCAAGAAGACGAAATAGAAGAAGCCCGGGGTCAAGAAACCGGAATTGGACTTGAAACCCAAGATTCAGAAGAGGATTCTTCTACAAAATTCTCCTGGAGAGACCACTGGTATCCTGTCTCTCTTGTGGAGGACCTCGACTCAAGTGTGCCTACTCCATTTCAACTCCTCAATCGTGACCTTGTGCTCTGGTTCGATCAATCCAATTCCCAGTGGGTTGCTTTTGATGACAAATGCCCACATCGCCTAGCCCCTCTATCT GAAGGGAGGTTAGATGAGAATGGGCACTTGCAGTGCTCCTATCATGGATGGTCCTTTGATGGTTGCGGGTCATGTACAAGGATCCCTCAGGCTGCATCAGAGGGTCCTGAGGCTCGGGCAGTGAAGTCTCCTAAAGCTTGTGCTACTAGGTTCCCTACTTTGGTCTCTCAAGGACTTCTCTTCGTTTGGCCTGATGAGAATGGGTGGGACAGAGCTAGTGCCACTAAGCCCCCCAT GTTGCCGGCTGATTTTGATAAACCTGAGTTTGCAACGGTGACAATTCAGCGTGATTTGTTCTATGGCTATGATACTCTCATGGAGAATGTTTCTGATCCTTCCCACATTGATTTTGCACACCATAAG GTTACTGGGAGGAGGGACAGAGCCAAACCCTTGACATTCAAGATGAAGTCTTCTGGGCCTTGGGGTTTTGCTGGTGCAAATGATGATAATCCCATAATCAGTGCTCAATTTGTTGCACCCTGTTACTATATGAATAA aattgagattgaCACCAGTCTTCCAATTGTGGGTGATCAAAAATGGGTAATATGGATTTGTTCCTTCAATGTACCAATGGCTCCTGGGAAGACCCGGTCAATTGTTTGTAGTGCTCGAAACTTTTTCCAGTTCACAGTACCAGGGCCTGCCTGGTGGCAG CTGGTTCCCAGATGGCATGAGCATTGGACGTCAAATAAGGTGTATGATGGAGATATGATTGTACTTCAGGGTCAAGAAAAGACCTTTCTTTCGAAGTCCAAGGAAGGTTCTGCTGATATTAACAGGGAATACTCAAAATTCACATTTACTCCTACACAAGCTGATCGTTTTGTCTTAGCATTTCGGAATTGGTTGAGACGGCATGGAAACAGCCAACCTGAGTGGTTTGGTGCCACTGACCAGCAACCATTACCATCCACTGTCTTATCCAAACACCAG ATGTTGGACAGATACGAGCAGCACACCTTGAAATGTTCATCTTGTAAGCGAGCCCACGACACATTCCAAACTTTGCAGAAGGTTTTCGTTGGCCTTGCTGTTATCTTCTGTTCGACAGCCGGGATCCCTCCAGACATGAAACTGCGAGTTGTTTTGGGTGGACTTGCGATTTTAAGTGCCGCATTGGTGTATGCGCTGAATGAGCTGCAgaagaattttgtttttgttgattaTGTACATGCAAATATTGACTAA
- the LOC113727200 gene encoding histone H2B.5-like: MAAKAEKKPAEKKPAAAEKSPAAEKKPKAGKKLPKDAGAAAAAAGDKKKKRAKKGTETYKMYIFKVLKQVHPDIGISSKAMGIMNSFINDIFEKLAQESSRLARYNKKPTITSREIQTAVRLVLPGELAKHAVSEGTKAVTKFTTSGS, from the coding sequence ATGGCCGCAAAGGCAGAGAAGAAACCCGCCGAGAAAAAGCCAGCAGCAGCAGAGAAGTCTCCGGCGGCAGAAAAGAAGCCAAAAGCAGGCAAAAAGCTCCCAAAAGATGCTGGAGCAGCCGCAGCGGCAGCCGgagacaagaagaagaagagggcaAAGAAGGGTACCGAGACATACAAGATGTACATCTTTAAGGTGCTGAAGCAAGTTCATCCGGATATCGGGATCTCGAGCAAGGCAATGGGGATAATGAATAGCTTCATCAACGATATCTTTGAGAAGTTGGCTCAGGAGTCTTCGAGGCTGGCGAGGTATAACAAGAAGCCGACCATCACGTCGAGGGAGATTCAGACGGCGGTGAGGTTGGTTTTGCCCGGGGAGTTGGCCAAGCATGCTGTTTCTGAAGGGACTAAGGCTGTTACCAAGTTTACTACAAGTGGTTCATGA